The sequence CCGTCGCCGAGGAGATCGCCGAGCGCGGGTGAGCTGAAGTTCTGCGAGGCGGTCGCCAGGGGGTGACCGAAGCGGTCGTTGCCGTTCGCGCTGTAGACGTTGACGTACTTCCCGGCGCCGGGGTTGCCGGTCTGGGCGAAGTAGTGGCCGGTGGCGCCGACGATGCTCGGCTGCGGATCACCGGGGTTGAGGATCGCGGCCGCCGCCGACGACCACGGCACCTCGTCCTGCAGCCGCTTCCAGATCAGGCTGCCGTCGGGCCGGAAGGCCCACCACACCCCGCCCTTGGGGTTGGGCTCGACGCCGCCGTTGCTGTCCGAGCCGATCACGATGTCGCGCTGGCCGCGGCCCTCGAGGTCGACGAGCACGGGGGTGTCGAAGATCGTGTCCCAGAGGTTGATGGGGAAGCCGGCGAGCATGTTCCCGTTCGCGTCCCAGGCGTAGAGGCGGTGGTCCTGGCTGGCGGCGACCACGTCCTGGGTGCCGTCGCCGAAGAGCGAGCCGACCGCGGCGGAGGCGAGGAAGTCGG is a genomic window of Candidatus Dormiibacterota bacterium containing:
- a CDS encoding PQQ-binding-like beta-propeller repeat protein; its protein translation is MLARRLTRLLIALPFGAALAAPGLTPSPAAAAVAPSPTWTSSLGSGPPPGGGVSEPFSGPAVGDLRHDGQQEIVTGSLDGNLRVFSSGGQLLWTRQTGGAIQSSPTLADLRLDGRLEVVVTSRNGVVNVYNPNGSDYGANWPQRATFVRPYNNTDFVPDFLASAAVGSLFGDGTQDVVAASQDHRLYAWDANGNMLAGFPINLWDTIFDTPVLVDLEGRGQRDIVIGSDSNGGVEPNPKGGVWWAFRPDGSLIWKRLQDEVPWSSAAAAILNPGDPQPSIVGATGHYFAQTGNPGAGKYVNVYSANGNDRFGHPLATASQNFSSPALGDLLGDG